One window from the genome of Elaeis guineensis isolate ETL-2024a chromosome 5, EG11, whole genome shotgun sequence encodes:
- the LOC105045281 gene encoding protein RALF-like 33: MAMRRSSPSLFFLLLFAASIALLAATSEAISSATTAGAAELGWIPGRTACQGTIAECLAGEEFELDSEISRRILATSRYISYDALRRDSTPCSRRGASYYNCRPGAHANPYSRGCSAITRCRR, from the coding sequence ATGGCAATGCGAAGAAGCTCTCCTtcgctcttcttcctcctcctcttcgcCGCCTCCATCGCCCTGCTCGCCGCCACCTCGGAGGCGATCTCCTCCGCAACCACCGCCGGTGCGGCGGAGCTGGGGTGGATCCCGGGGCGGACGGCGTGCCAGGGGACGATCGCGGAGTGCCTCGCCGGCGAGGAGTTCGAGCTCGACTCGGAGATCAGCCGCCGGATCCTGGCCACATCGCGCTACATCAGCTACGATGCGCTGAGGCGCGACAGCACCCCTTGCTCTCGCCGCGGCGCCTCCTACTACAACTGCCGCCCTGGCGCCCACGCCAACCCCTACTCTCGTGGATGCTCCGCCATTACCCGGTGCCGGCGTTAG